The nucleotide window CTATCAGTGAACCGTCTTGCGATATGGCAACACCGCCCATAGCGAACTCGTCATCCTTACCAACATACCTATCGACCACACTTGTGTCCACAAAATCGTGTTCCTTGTGAATATTGATGATTCTcttcaaaacgtcatttttacGATTAATTTCTTTCATGTATGGTAAATTTTCGATTTTTCCGGGCGTCAGTATTTCTCCACTTTTGAAATTGTTCAGAACCGGATTGGAGAGGAAGTGAGTTATACCCGATGAGTAGTAGCATGCAGTGAGACAGCCCCAGACTACTTTTTTTCGATGTTGTTGTGAGGTACTGTCACGTTTCCATATTCTGAATTTTTGGTCAGTTCCTGACGATACGCAAAATTCGCCTTTATTGTTAAGCGCCAAGGATACAACATTGCATCCACCGTGCGAAAGGTTAACACAAGTGTTGAGCTTGAACGGTGAGGTATTATTTGCTTGTGCAGCCCAGAATTTTAATTTCTCTTCTGGGTAATTTATGCCATCGTTTCTATACTCCGACGTCACCAGCCAAGATCCATCTGCACTAATAGCAGCACATGTTACTTCTGTTTCTAAGGGTAGTAGGTTCTGTCTCTCTGATGGAATACTATTCATTGCCGTAATGTCAATCTGTAAGgcaatgatgaaaaaaaaaatcatttcaagtaacatttagaaaaaaaaaattaaaaatttataaaagtgtatATGATCTGAGATATTACTGAACATTTGGCTATCCGAACCGAGTGTCGTAGTATTTGGTATCAAAAACGAAAGGGTCATTTACCGAAAAccgaaaattaatataacgatATTAATGATTTATGGTCTTGTTGCTATACTTACATTGTAAAGTACTTTATCAGTAGTTGTCGAATACAGTTGTAAATGTCCAGTCCTGCCCGGCATGAGTAGTGCAGACAGTGGCCTATGGTACACGAGGGCGGCTCCGAGCGCCTTGCAGACCGGCGACAAGCCACCGCACTCTAGTATCGTCGACACAACACGCATCTGAGCATTTGCTATGATGACAgctaaaatgtttcatttatgtTAAGTACTcaaacaattacatatttataaatgtaagaaTAATCTTTTGAgtgtataattttcttaatgatTAGTAAAGGCATGCAGTCTACTAAAGTTATCAAGATTAGGCCTCAATAaatttacgggccgcctagcgatgtaaaagtcgcaggatcgatcctgaccccttgggctattaaCGTACCCACTCCTAaaacaagtgataagcttaaaaggaggggtaaataggaatattagtaatttcttaattaatttggggcattgttagtattctttaaaaaaaaatgtaacacggTGTTGCCATaactacaaaattatatttgaaatggattattataatttttcgtttaattattaattaattcaataacattatattaaaaaagaaataaaataatttgtggtTGTAACAATTACATGATACGTCTTCTCATACATTTTAAGTGAATTATTACTGTTTCTTTCAAACACAGGTTACTCATTaaacctttataaattaaaagaatcaAATAGGACTGGCTGGTAATTTTATTAGTTGTGTGACACAAAATCATCTCTAATTTACCATAACCTCTAGATAAACatccatattttaataatagtgttgTATCTCATAGcttcaatttacaaaaaaaaaataccttgaaGAAACAATCTTTACCAACAAGCACGTAATATTACCAAATGTAAAATTAAGGCTTCATTTGTTGCATTCAGtaatcagttttaattttaatatacttacaattattAGATAGTGTAATGGCAATGTGAGAATTGTTTGTTGTAATGTATCTTATCATCCCCGGCAATCTGGGAATGAATGCCTtctcatttgttttgttttgtaaatggCCTATAGTCCACTTTACTAAAACGTTTTCCATGCCACCAGAGATGAGATAACTTCCTGGAAGTAATAACAATAACCATTATAACAATAACTAAGATGTTCAtgtactattttaagtaaaagttaCTTGAGAAACACTCAAGGATGGTAATCCTTTAggtgattcaaaagtgctcctAGAAAAATGATTACAAAGCAccaagtacatttttattttaaaaaaaaaacactgattcatgaaatatattaagtattgaagttgaatacttaaaattggttacaatttacaaaaatatataatttaaataaaattgtttttattcaaataaattcaatatctaCCTTGAACAGAGAAGCATACTGCCATTGGTGGTAAAAAATGCCAATGCAACACTTCCCTAGCTATGGATTTGTAGTTATACAAATTGCCTCTGATAATAGTTACTCTGCCAATAGTATCTGTTATAGCAACTGTACTCTCTTTGTGGTGAGCTGCCACAGACAATATTCTaaacttattgttatttatcagCCTGTAGAGaacaatttcatattataacatTGTTAATAACACTTAGTCATGttcataaagtaaaatatatgtatcactATAGGCCTGTCCTGACTttgaatagataaaataaattcttattttcacatactttttttttactatgttaACATTCAATCAAACAAACAATCTATTTGCTTGTCCTATAAAACATgcagtacatattttttactttaataatattataatgataatgagtatacaaagagccgagatggcccagtggttataacgcatgcatcttaaccgatgattttgggtccaaacccaggcaagcaccactgaattttcatgtgcttaatatgtgtttataattcatatcgtgctcagcggtgaaggaaaacattgtgaagaaacctgcatgtgtctaatttcaacgaaattctgccacatgtgtattccaccaacccgcattggagcagcatggtggaatatgctccaaaccttttcctcaaagggagaggaggccttagcccagaagtgggaaattaacaggctgctaatgtaatgtaatgagaATACAATCACTACTTCTAGGCCAGATACACAATTGTGcacaaaatacaatttactaaAGTCTAAATCATGCACACAACTTTTTTGAAGTGTGAAAGAAATATGTCATGTAAATTTCAACTCACTCTAATTTTAAATGAGGCTGGTTTAAATTCTGAATAAAAAGCATCATGGTTCCATTAGTAATAGCTGCGAATCTGTCATTATTACACCAACCGAGAGAAACACATATAATGTCATGATATTTGATTTTCAGatttttgtattcatatattaaaccTCCATCTTTAACCGAGTATGATCCAAGGTGCAATTTACGATTTCCATCAACAGcaattataaaacattcattaCTGTCTGCTAAattgaatgttattattttagtattttctgGTATTTGAAGTTTCTAAAACAaaacagattattaataattagacaAACAAAGTATTCATTATGAGAGGTATGATTTTGTAGAGCATGACTGTATTTCATAATTGACAATGTTATCTGTTCTATCTAGTCAAGCAGCACTAAGAAAAAacactattaaattttttgtttagacCCTCTTTTAGATCCCATTCATCAATATCATTTTAGttcaatattgatatatattttttaacattaacatttcaggtaaattaaagtaaataaattctacctatgtatatttacatttaattggaTACAACTACTATTAGgtgtaatcaaaaataataagcatGAACAATGAACTACCAAATTTAGTTTCAGTCAAGTCTGTTTCAAAGAATTTATGTAAAAACTGGTGGCTCTACTTTGGATaccatgaataataaaaaactagctGAAAAAGTCATAATCTGATTATAGTAGTGAATGAAAACTTACTGTCTTTCGAAGAACTGCACCTTGTTCCCAGCTCCATGTTGTAACATAACCATCATCAGAGCACCCATACAAGTTGTAGTCCTCATCTTCCGGGAATTGCACAGCTACTAATTCATTAATAGATACTTCGGTTTCAAGTGTGCGTACACAATCTCCTGTTTGTATGCTGTACACGCGAACTAAGTTTTCTACGATTATTGCGACAGATCTAAAAAGTTGACCAATATTGAAATTAGATAAAACCCACTAATAAATAACGTGCAGATGTAACATGTACATACTCTCCATCCGGTGAAAAAACTGGTCTACGTTCAATTATACTACGTCCTGCCTTTctattaaatacgtatctgtTGGAAATTCGATCACTATTACTTTTGAcaaccatttttaattatagtgatatcttattaaaataaaaataaacgaatacttCGTGTtttgtaatagtaaatattaaacacatgaCATAACCTCAAcaacatacaaattaaatacttcaGCTGTCACTGGCCAGTGCTGACAGCTTTAAAGATGTGATCTGAAATCAATTAGAAGTAGTCTATTAAAAGaaagtataattttagtttattagcGATATATATCATTCTGggatttagtttaaatttcagAGGGTTACAaagttttgaaaaaagaaaaaacttctttaaatttatttcttcaaaaatatttggtaatttattattactattattttatttatactttaaattatggAGCCAAATTTTTACCCTCAAGTCCCAGCAtcacaaaaaatacattagaattgtatatatataatctgatGTTCCAGTGAATagcaaaatattctttaaaacgttctcttaaacataacaataacctaaaattataattgtcaaatgtcaatttgATCCAAATGTCAATTTCGTTTATATTGTCGTGCGTTTCGGGTGAACAcatgttatttgaataaattttgtgAATTCAGTTTGGATTTTTATTAAGTGGGTATAGAAATAGCTTAAGATTCGTATATGAATTAATACAATGGCAGGCGACACAGGCGAAGCACAGCTACAAGTACGATTTATAACTAAACAAGAGcagtatgtataattattatttattattcaaaatattgccggtgtgtttttctttaaatctcTATAAATGTCTAATCTCTCGTTACAGATATGCAGTTTCTGACAGTCCTTACGCCATACAGAGTAATGTACAATCTGTAGAACTGAATACGCTCCTCAATGcgttattaaaagaaaacagaCCATCCTTTGAAAAGAGTGTAGAATTTGATTTCTTAATATGTGGCGAATTATTATGTACATCAATCGCGGAGCATCTGCAAGAAAAGGGTCTATCAACAGAAGACACACTAGAAATAGAGTATCTGGAAAGATTTCCAGCTCCCAGCCCACAAGATTGTTTAATGCACGATGATTGGGTGTCAGCTGTCCATACACATGGTTCTtggtcagtttttattttaaaaaacaatctaCAATATTACAACTTTTTACtggaaataaattgtttaacaaTCCTTGACATTTTAGGATCTTATCTGGGAGTTATGATAACAGCATTCACATATGGAATACCAAAGGGCAGCACAAACTTGCCATTCCAGGTCACACATCACCGGTAAAAGCAATTTCATGGGTATCTTTCAATGGAGATCAAGCAATCTTTGCGAGGTAATCTTAATAAAGTGCTTCTTTACATCTTCTTTATTAAAGATGGAGTATGTAGGGTCAACCagtgtaattgtaaatatttatgacttattttaccatatttgattattttttctcgCTTACCCTCTCCTTCTCTTtggtgggcgccacgggatcacACTTATTAACTTgacatatatctataaattgaatttaaaagagGAATTATAATCACTGCTTATAATTGTTGTGGTtaactatatatactaaatattcttttatatcaAAAAGTATAGATAAGAAAagacatatttgttatttattttctagtGGTTCCCATGATCAATCAGCTATGTTATGGGTATGGAATGTTTCTGGAAATTCAGTGGATTGTGTTGTGACTTGTCGAGGTCATGAGAAGGGTGTGGAGTGTCTGGCTGTCTCGGCTGATGCTAAAAGTTTTGCCACTGGTAGTTGGGACACAAACATTTGCCTTTGGAGTACAAGTAAGTCATTCAATATGGATGTAAATGTTTAGAATTTCTAGGGACTAATATTCTAGACTTGAATGCAGAATTATTCAACGTCTCcaggatattttaaatattaaaaatatatttttgttattgtatgaaaataatttataattgtaaagcaTGATATTAAAAACAGGCCTGCTTtgtttctttcgccagttcttctcaggtctgaggtgtttTTAACGTCAAACTGGTGGTAGTTGattatcaataagaaagtgtaatactCCTATACTGAACAAAGGTATTTGACTTCGACTAGTATTACTGAAAAGATGCCCAAATAATTCTCCGGTCAAATTTTGATaatgacttatatttttatagctgcATCATTAGATTTTGTAAAATGTGTAAAATGTGAGTGGTTTGTTTgatgttgaaattttattttctaggtCTTTCCGATGAGGATAATGTACCagcaaaaaagaaacaaaaaccaGATCAAGGAAATACAAGAGTAAGTTCTTCCTGTAAATTCTAGATAAATGTTGCCATTAGTTTAGTTGgtgaaagaaaatttatatttttttattcttaggaACCCATGGCAGTGTTGAAGGGCCATAGAGAGGCAATATCAGGAGTGCAATGGATGGATTTCAACACTGTTGTGTCCAGTGGTTGGGATCACTTGCTGAAAATATGGGATTGTGAACTTGGTGGGATTAAGCAGGATATTGCTGGTATGTTAGATTAGATTGTATCTATACTAATGAATTGTAAAAGTCTATAGTTTATCCTCTTTGGAGTAAGCACCTACAGTATATctcattgttttaaattaagattgataaaaaaaaagagaaggcCTGTAAATATTCAACTGTTAGTGTAGTCTGTCCTGTCTTGTCCTTATTCGGCCATGCCACTTTCGTCGCGGGTTGCCAGAGTtccttacattattttttttttatcactaaaCTAAAGATAATCTTAAGGATGAACTTAGTACTTATTGCTGCTATTCTTTCAGTTAGGAAATCAGTTAAATGCTCCACCTATAGGCCCTCGGCTATAatgctaaatttatataaaaaatgttatgtagttatttagtgttaaaaaattattattataaaaaaaatcttcttaatATTGTTATCTTAACCTTCCATTTTAGGTAACAAAGCATTCTTTGATGTGGACTGGTCTCCACTATCCAACAGCCTTATAACAGCATCATCTGACAGGCACATTCGTCTTTATGACCCCAGATCAACAGGtattaacacaataaatattatttttatatctacaaTCTAATGGACATTTcgaaaaataaactaagtaaagtatattattattggcttatattttttaaataaaatttctaaaaaaatataagccaagaataaattataaggaTTTTGTTTTCAGACAGTATTGTAAAGACAACATTTACATCTCACACTGGATGGGTG belongs to Vanessa tameamea isolate UH-Manoa-2023 chromosome 13, ilVanTame1 primary haplotype, whole genome shotgun sequence and includes:
- the LOC113397904 gene encoding ribosome biogenesis protein WDR12 homolog, with protein sequence MAGDTGEAQLQVRFITKQEQYAVSDSPYAIQSNVQSVELNTLLNALLKENRPSFEKSVEFDFLICGELLCTSIAEHLQEKGLSTEDTLEIEYLERFPAPSPQDCLMHDDWVSAVHTHGSWILSGSYDNSIHIWNTKGQHKLAIPGHTSPVKAISWVSFNGDQAIFASGSHDQSAMLWVWNVSGNSVDCVVTCRGHEKGVECLAVSADAKSFATGSWDTNICLWSTSLSDEDNVPAKKKQKPDQGNTREPMAVLKGHREAISGVQWMDFNTVVSSGWDHLLKIWDCELGGIKQDIAGNKAFFDVDWSPLSNSLITASSDRHIRLYDPRSTDSIVKTTFTSHTGWVQSVRWSKTRDTLFLSAGYDGFVKLWETRSPKTPLYDLSGHEDKVLCCDWSNPTFLVTGSCDNTLRIFKAKHATGNA